One genomic segment of Borrelia miyamotoi includes these proteins:
- a CDS encoding peptidylprolyl isomerase has protein sequence MSSHNESGIVSMANSGPDTNGSQFFITLADNLTYLDFKHSIFGKVISGMDTVRSISQGDKIERIKIYRVGEDANAFKVNSEEFLKLKQSYESKKVNETKKYVASQLEVIDQDYKDF, from the coding sequence TTGAGTAGTCATAATGAGTCAGGAATTGTTTCTATGGCTAATTCGGGTCCTGACACCAATGGGAGTCAGTTTTTTATCACTCTTGCAGATAATCTTACTTATCTTGATTTTAAGCATTCAATTTTTGGTAAAGTAATTTCAGGGATGGATACGGTTCGAAGTATAAGTCAAGGAGATAAAATAGAAAGAATAAAGATTTATCGTGTTGGTGAGGATGCAAATGCTTTTAAGGTTAACAGTGAAGAATTTTTAAAATTAAAGCAAAGTTATGAGTCAAAGAAGGTTAATGAGACTAAAAAATATGTGGCCTCTCAGCTTGAGGTAATTGATCAAGATTACAAAGATTTTTAA
- a CDS encoding DNA/RNA non-specific endonuclease — MKKKIKILFCFYILILLVFLFLYQNPKTLNNIKEIASSYLEKLNEQIYGPKSSIELKEEHLLPKGYLTTQILNKKYYSLGYAESARQAEWTAYHLKREMIELALTLVKENKIKRSKKFFEDKDIKGIAPKLTDYIKSGYDRGHIVSSADMSFSKNAMIDTYFLSNISPQQKEFNSGIWLKLEKLVRKWAILKEKLYIISAGILTENKGFIGKNKILIPKNFYKIILSLNNDNSYDILAFIIPNKKAKDLELRNYVVNVNTIEKKTKIDFFAKLDAGIKKIIKMKKDIHSWKF, encoded by the coding sequence ATGAAAAAAAAGATAAAAATTTTGTTCTGCTTTTACATATTAATTTTATTGGTATTCTTATTTTTATATCAAAATCCAAAAACCTTAAATAATATAAAAGAAATAGCTTCTAGTTATTTAGAAAAACTCAATGAGCAAATTTACGGACCTAAAAGTTCAATCGAATTAAAAGAAGAGCATCTCTTACCAAAAGGCTATCTTACCACTCAAATACTAAATAAAAAATACTACTCTTTAGGATATGCAGAGAGTGCAAGGCAGGCAGAATGGACGGCTTACCACTTAAAAAGAGAAATGATCGAATTGGCCTTAACTTTAGTTAAAGAAAATAAAATCAAACGAAGTAAAAAATTTTTTGAAGATAAAGATATTAAAGGAATTGCTCCCAAGTTAACTGACTACATCAAAAGCGGGTATGACAGGGGGCATATTGTCAGTTCTGCTGACATGTCTTTTTCCAAGAATGCAATGATAGATACATATTTTCTGTCAAACATATCACCTCAACAAAAAGAGTTCAACTCCGGAATCTGGCTTAAGCTTGAAAAATTAGTTAGAAAATGGGCCATCTTAAAAGAAAAGCTTTATATTATTAGTGCAGGAATTTTAACAGAAAATAAGGGATTTATTGGAAAAAATAAGATTCTAATTCCAAAAAATTTCTATAAAATAATACTATCATTAAATAATGACAACTCTTATGACATATTGGCTTTCATCATCCCAAATAAAAAGGCCAAAGATTTAGAATTAAGAAATTATGTTGTGAACGTTAATACAATTGAAAAAAAAACTAAAATAGATTTCTTTGCAAAGCTTGATGCTGGAATAAAAAAAATAATTAAAATGAAAAAAGACATACATTCTTGGAAATTTTGA
- a CDS encoding TraB/GumN family protein, which translates to MDIKKENTYDHFSHVSIFNMAHNKIYILGTAHVSKKSSQETAILIEKLKPDFIAVELDETRYHAVLETDENEKWRNLDIYKVIKQGKAFLLIVQIILSNFQKKLAKEQGINPGEEMKTAILKAKEHNIPLILADRKVEITLKRAWNCVPIFEKVKIISSLFSFSDIKVTQDEIEKLKEQDILSNMMEELAKEIPTVKKILIDERDEFIASKILEGSGTILAVVGAGHVKGITENLRKIKENKKIINIDVLNIIPKNAFSMSKLISYFIAISIVVLIASSFYFKGFDLTYKNLESWIICNSLFAGLAALLLRANIITIITASIGAPIFSLIPFIGTGMVAGLVEAYINKPKIKDFEKLQEDLVNIKGYFKNKITKILLIVFFVNIGSAIGTIVGLKFLLNILR; encoded by the coding sequence TTGGACATTAAAAAAGAGAATACCTATGATCATTTTTCACACGTCAGCATTTTTAATATGGCTCATAATAAAATATATATCTTAGGAACAGCACATGTATCAAAAAAAAGTTCACAAGAAACAGCTATTTTAATTGAAAAATTAAAGCCAGACTTTATTGCCGTTGAACTTGATGAGACTCGATACCATGCAGTTCTAGAAACAGATGAAAACGAGAAGTGGCGTAACTTGGATATATATAAAGTAATAAAGCAAGGAAAAGCATTTTTGTTAATAGTACAAATTATTTTGAGTAATTTCCAAAAAAAATTAGCAAAAGAACAAGGTATTAATCCTGGCGAAGAGATGAAAACAGCTATTTTAAAAGCTAAAGAGCATAACATACCATTGATACTTGCAGATAGAAAAGTTGAAATTACTCTAAAGAGAGCCTGGAACTGTGTTCCAATTTTTGAAAAAGTCAAAATAATATCAAGTCTATTTTCTTTCTCAGATATAAAAGTAACACAAGATGAAATTGAAAAACTTAAAGAACAAGACATTCTCTCAAATATGATGGAAGAACTTGCAAAAGAAATTCCTACTGTAAAAAAAATTTTAATTGATGAGAGAGATGAATTTATAGCAAGTAAAATACTAGAAGGTTCAGGAACAATCCTTGCAGTTGTTGGCGCCGGTCACGTAAAAGGAATAACAGAAAACTTAAGAAAAATTAAAGAAAACAAAAAAATTATCAATATTGACGTTCTTAATATCATACCTAAAAATGCTTTTTCGATGAGTAAATTAATATCTTATTTTATAGCAATCTCAATTGTTGTACTGATAGCAAGCTCATTTTACTTTAAAGGATTTGATCTGACATACAAAAATTTAGAGTCCTGGATAATATGTAACTCTTTATTTGCAGGTCTTGCTGCTCTTTTACTAAGAGCTAATATTATAACGATAATAACAGCATCAATTGGTGCCCCAATATTCTCTTTAATCCCATTTATCGGAACAGGCATGGTTGCAGGTCTTGTTGAAGCTTACATAAACAAACCAAAAATAAAAGACTTTGAAAAACTGCAAGAAGACTTGGTTAACATAAAAGGATATTTTAAAAATAAAATTACAAAAATTTTACTAATAGTATTTTTTGTAAACATTGGGTCTGCAATTGGAACAATTGTTGGACTTAAATTCTTGTTAAATATTCTTAGATAA
- a CDS encoding peptidylprolyl isomerase produces MKKDGIFAFISTNKGNIEIELYYKDAPLTVMNFVGLSEGAIKNFVTNQPYFENIMFHRVVDEVVIQTGDPTGTGTGGGPGYFSPMNLTKD; encoded by the coding sequence GTGAAAAAAGATGGGATATTTGCATTTATTAGTACAAATAAGGGCAATATAGAAATTGAACTTTACTATAAGGATGCACCTTTAACAGTCATGAATTTTGTTGGTCTTAGTGAAGGCGCTATTAAAAATTTTGTTACAAATCAGCCTTATTTTGAAAATATTATGTTTCATAGGGTTGTTGATGAGGTTGTTATTCAAACAGGAGATCCTACAGGAACGGGGACTGGAGGAGGGCCTGGTTATTTTTCCCCGATGAATTTAACAAAAGATTGA
- a CDS encoding FKBP-type peptidyl-prolyl cis-trans isomerase has translation MIKGWNLMLSDVCEEEARVIIIPPNLAYGERSIGGIIKANSFLRFNIILRKIK, from the coding sequence GTGATTAAAGGTTGGAATTTAATGTTGTCAGATGTGTGCGAGGAAGAGGCGAGAGTAATAATAATTCCGCCAAATCTTGCCTATGGAGAGAGAAGCATTGGTGGAATTATAAAGGCAAATTCTTTTTTAAGATTTAATATTATTTTAAGGAAAATTAAGTAA
- a CDS encoding chemotaxis protein CheB — translation MQIKIYVLIIEASSINRKAISDIINSSSNLEVIATAANSDFALKKLKKHPDVVLLSLETETIKEIAFINKKKNIIDKLPVVILSSCQEIAKNALLKGANDFIIKTNNKLECIKDKMINLLSVYGNKTIKNKIIRNINLEVKTNKSFTDKNEKEKNSNTIKLTDENLIIKKEKIENKHYNKEAIINEKDLKKLKSKKFEIVVIGISTGGPAALKKILPEIPNNFPVPIVIVQHMPKGFTSEFAKNLNNICNLIVKETTNQEILQKGFIYISSGGYHTRINKINGNYKTEVFDAENVNGHKPSIGVLFKSISENVKEKAIALIMTGMGSDGSREIGEIKKAGGLTIAQDEKSSVVFGMPKIAIEENNIDYIVSISHVIKLLKAILLDG, via the coding sequence GTGCAAATAAAAATTTATGTGCTTATTATTGAAGCTTCTTCTATTAATAGAAAAGCCATATCAGACATTATAAACTCATCTTCAAACCTTGAAGTTATTGCCACTGCAGCTAACAGTGACTTTGCTCTTAAAAAACTTAAAAAACATCCAGATGTAGTACTACTTAGTTTAGAAACAGAAACAATAAAAGAAATTGCTTTCATAAACAAAAAGAAAAATATCATCGACAAGCTTCCTGTTGTTATCCTATCATCATGTCAAGAAATAGCAAAAAATGCACTCTTAAAAGGTGCTAACGATTTCATAATAAAAACTAATAACAAATTAGAATGTATAAAAGATAAAATGATTAATTTACTCTCAGTTTATGGTAACAAAACTATAAAAAACAAAATTATCAGGAATATTAACTTAGAAGTTAAAACAAATAAATCCTTTACAGATAAAAATGAGAAAGAAAAAAATTCAAATACAATAAAACTAACAGATGAAAATTTAATAATTAAAAAAGAAAAAATTGAGAATAAACATTATAATAAAGAAGCAATAATAAATGAAAAAGATTTAAAAAAATTGAAAAGTAAAAAATTCGAAATAGTTGTTATTGGAATATCTACAGGTGGACCTGCAGCACTAAAGAAAATACTACCAGAAATTCCTAATAATTTTCCTGTTCCAATAGTCATTGTTCAACATATGCCAAAAGGATTCACCTCAGAATTTGCAAAAAACCTTAACAATATTTGCAACTTAATTGTAAAAGAAACAACTAATCAAGAAATACTTCAAAAAGGATTCATATACATAAGCTCTGGGGGATACCACACAAGAATAAATAAAATAAATGGAAACTACAAAACAGAAGTTTTTGATGCTGAAAATGTAAACGGTCACAAACCTTCCATCGGGGTACTCTTTAAATCAATATCAGAAAATGTAAAAGAAAAAGCAATAGCTTTAATAATGACTGGAATGGGAAGTGATGGCTCTAGAGAAATTGGAGAAATTAAAAAAGCTGGTGGATTAACCATTGCACAAGATGAGAAAAGTTCAGTAGTTTTTGGAATGCCAAAAATAGCAATAGAAGAAAATAATATAGACTATATAGTTTCAATAAGTCATGTGATAAAATTATTAAAGGCCATCCTTCTTGATGGTTAG
- a CDS encoding PTS sugar transporter subunit IIA, whose translation MSKSRPNNEYIKSIAFIANLFESNEFKNILKVLNSPDKIYSYVKNLEENSADNVISVSKPCKIVYVCVFFLWELHIHILLLRSLKLNLRGKGTAFKLRPTGFYWY comes from the coding sequence ATGTCAAAAAGTCGTCCAAATAATGAATATATTAAGTCAATAGCTTTTATAGCTAATTTATTTGAAAGCAATGAGTTTAAAAATATTTTAAAAGTTTTAAATAGTCCTGATAAAATTTATTCTTATGTAAAAAATCTTGAAGAGAATTCTGCAGATAATGTTATAAGTGTTTCTAAGCCATGCAAAATAGTATATGTATGTGTGTTTTTTTTGTGGGAGTTGCACATACATATATTGCTGTTAAGAAGCTTGAAATTGAATCTAAGAGGCAAGGGTACAGCATTTAAGTTGAGACCCACAGGATTCTATTGGTATTAA
- a CDS encoding CheR family methyltransferase, which produces MLNISNELLLKFCNFIYENSGIRFDEKNEIVLKGRINVAMQELENINTPKQLYDLISSDKFQKKYFLDLVTTNLTQFFRNRAHFTTFEKFVIPNLVKIKNQESKNKIVIWSAGCSTGEEPYSLAFVLKSNLPKNFDFTIIASDLSLKSLMKAKEGHYNTKKCEYIPTQYTKYIKPHMDDGYTVIEDIKKHIRFDYHNLSFESGFSNIDVVFCRNVLIYFDEKSKIKVLKEFYASMASKSYLFIGHSESLFGLNLPFKFLRTSWAIIYEKDDTNLPPKKFHFQSRYRL; this is translated from the coding sequence ATGTTAAATATTAGCAATGAACTCCTTCTAAAATTTTGTAACTTTATATACGAAAACAGCGGGATCAGATTTGATGAAAAAAATGAAATTGTGTTAAAGGGGCGTATTAATGTTGCAATGCAAGAACTTGAAAATATAAATACCCCAAAACAACTATATGACTTAATAAGTTCTGATAAATTTCAAAAAAAATACTTCTTAGATCTTGTTACAACCAACCTAACACAATTCTTTAGAAATAGAGCCCATTTTACAACTTTTGAAAAATTTGTAATTCCAAACTTAGTAAAAATTAAAAACCAAGAAAGCAAAAATAAAATTGTTATATGGTCTGCTGGATGCTCAACAGGAGAAGAACCATATTCTTTGGCATTCGTTCTTAAATCTAATCTCCCAAAAAATTTTGACTTCACTATTATTGCTTCCGATTTAAGTTTAAAGTCTCTAATGAAAGCAAAAGAAGGACATTATAATACAAAAAAATGCGAATACATTCCAACACAATATACAAAATACATCAAACCTCACATGGATGATGGTTACACCGTAATAGAAGATATTAAAAAACACATACGGTTTGACTATCATAATCTAAGTTTTGAAAGTGGTTTTTCAAATATAGATGTTGTTTTCTGCCGAAATGTACTCATATACTTTGATGAAAAATCTAAAATAAAGGTTTTAAAAGAATTTTACGCATCTATGGCTAGTAAAAGTTATTTATTTATTGGACACTCAGAATCACTTTTTGGTCTTAATCTTCCTTTTAAATTTTTAAGAACATCTTGGGCTATAATATACGAAAAAGATGATACAAATCTCCCCCCCAAAAAGTTTCATTTCCAAAGCAGATATAGATTATAA